From the genome of Bacteroidota bacterium:
TCTTTCGAATTTATTCGCGGTGCTCCAGTGAATAAGACACTAATTGTCTTTGTAAATGTTCCCGCCGCATTTTCGGCTTTGGCAAATTTGGACAATCCATTAATAGTGGATTTTCCTTTCCCGCGCAATCCTTTGATAATTACACTTTCATCAACATTTTTCTTTACGCTTGCACCAGTCGATGCAGCACCGGATGTTCCTACTTGAGCGGTAATTAACGCCAATCCTCCGGGAGGAAGTGGATTACCGGAAATGAGGTCAACCCCTACTGTTCCATCTTCGGTAGTTTTAGAGAATGCCTGGATGAGCCCACCTGTCGTTGAGAAATAGACAAGGGTTCCTTGTTGCACTGGATTTCCAAATGTATCACCAACTACAGCTGTAATCACATTGCGAAGATTAAATTTTACCAAACCGGGAATATTCACTTTTTCTGAACCGATCGTGAATCTACTCGCCACCGGTAATCCTCCGGCTATTGTCACAGAAACAACCTGCGATTTTATCGTATCAAGCTTTGTTGTGTCGATCGCATTCTTTACCGTAGATACAGCCTGCACTTGGGCAATTCCCGATTTGGCACCGGAAGATAATTGTACCACAACTTGTCCATTAGTATTTGTTATTGCTGAAGTTCGATTCAATTCAACAAGATTGTCTGGTTTTGTGACGATGTTGAATGAAACAGAAGTTTTGTTCTTTTCATCAATCGGAATTCCAAGAGAATCCCGAACTTCAAACGTCAGATTGGTTGCATCGTTGCCGCCGGCTCCGCGAATGGAAATTGTCTGGTATGTTGAACTAACAAAAGCGATAATACCCGGCCGCGAAGATGCTTTTGCTGGAGGAGTTGAGTCTTGTGAAGCTGTAACACCCCTCATAGTCACTTCACCAAAAGTAATACTCTTCTTTGTTGAGCTGTACGTTCGTGTTAATGTTGTATCGAAGTATAATAAATTGATGTGCCGAAATTTGAATGTCGCAGTAATTTCATTTTTTTCCGTTGAGGTGTATGTATAACTGAAACTTCCGTCGGACTTAGTCGTGTCTCTGCGAAAAGGATTATCCAACGTCACCACGACACTATCCTGCGGAGCATTGTTCTTATTAATAACAATACCGGTTACCGTCACCGTATATTCCGCTGAGGGTGAGTTGGGATCTTGGCACGAGAAAATTCCCAAGATAAGAACCAACAACACACTCGTTGATATTTTCATGAATAGTTTCATAGAACACCTATAGGAAGTTGGAATACTCTAAAAAAACATTTTCGTCATAACGTATTCAAACGTCATGACGAAAACAGTGATACGTAACACTTGTTATTATTTCTTCGGCTTCAACCGTTCAATATCATCACTCGTCTTCTTTCGGGTCTGCTCGATCAAATTTTGACCTCTTCGCTGTTCTTGTGAAGCTACCCGTTCTTCTATTGTCGGCACCAATTCCGCCTTTAAGAGAATGATCAATTCTTGTGTTGATGTTGTCACCTTATCATAACCAAAAAGGTATTTTAAACCTAAAAACCACCATGGCAGATCCTTGAGATACGGAACACCGCCGCGCTCTGTTGATTCAACATTGGTGTATAGTCCTCCCATCACCGTCTCTTCGCCGTCGTACAACACAGAAAATGTTGAGACGGAAGATTTGTTTATAACCGGACCAGGACTTGCCGTACTCCGTTCAGCCGTCACTTCAAGATTGATAAATTTAATACCGTTCTCATCATAAACCATCGGTTTCACATCGATAATGATACCCGATGATAATGGCGTTTGAATCGTATTCCCTGCAATGTCCCTTGTTGTGATAAAGATATCCTGTCCGACCTGAATGCGTCCTTTTTTGCCGGATGATACTACAAGCGATGGACCCGATAAAACATCGCCAAGTTGATTGCTTTGAAAGAACGTGATAAGAGCGGAAATATTCGTGAATGAAAGTGCCGGAACAAATCTCCCGAAAAAACCGGGACTAATCGTCTGTGATCCGCCGGAGCTGGAACCGCCTGATCCACTTGTTGCTTTGGGATCTTGAAATCCGCCGTAAAATTCTGTTCCAAATTGTGTCGGGCGTGAACCGGCTTGGGTTGTATCGCCGGAATAGAAGAAACTCCAATTAATACCAGCGTTCAACGATTTCACAACATCCACGGTAAAAAATACTGATGAGATTCTAACTTCGCGCTGTTTCAATAATACTTTGCCGGTAGAATCGATCTGAGCCGCCGTCATTGTTCCCGATGCCGTCTGCACAACTCCCGCAACTTTTTGAGAATCTTTCGGCGAATAGACATAAAAAAATTCTTCCCGTTCATCATACCATAAACTGTTTGCACGCAGCACACTTTCAAATGCCTGATACCAGTAGGTATTCTCCACATCCACACCGATCGGCTTTTTGTTGTTGCTCACATCCACAATGATCTTGTTCATGTACTTCTTGCTGAAGTCGCTGAATAACAAGACCGCTTTATCAAATGGAAGTGTCTTCGACATTGAAACGAGTTCTTCTGGTGAGACATAATCGTTCAATAATAAACGTCGCTCACGATTATTTTGTGCTGACGAACTCAATGCCAGCAACAGCATACATGCGGCGAAAATGA
Proteins encoded in this window:
- a CDS encoding type II and III secretion system protein; its protein translation is MKRMIIFAACMLLLALSSSAQNNRERRLLLNDYVSPEELVSMSKTLPFDKAVLLFSDFSKKYMNKIIVDVSNNKKPIGVDVENTYWYQAFESVLRANSLWYDEREEFFYVYSPKDSQKVAGVVQTASGTMTAAQIDSTGKVLLKQREVRISSVFFTVDVVKSLNAGINWSFFYSGDTTQAGSRPTQFGTEFYGGFQDPKATSGSGGSSSGGSQTISPGFFGRFVPALSFTNISALITFFQSNQLGDVLSGPSLVVSSGKKGRIQVGQDIFITTRDIAGNTIQTPLSSGIIIDVKPMVYDENGIKFINLEVTAERSTASPGPVINKSSVSTFSVLYDGEETVMGGLYTNVESTERGGVPYLKDLPWWFLGLKYLFGYDKVTTSTQELIILLKAELVPTIEERVASQEQRRGQNLIEQTRKKTSDDIERLKPKK